The Gossypium arboreum isolate Shixiya-1 chromosome 2, ASM2569848v2, whole genome shotgun sequence region ACAATTTGAAATATGTTGAGCTATAtgcatgaaaacatgaatatacataagtaacgtGTACTTTTACCTAGATGTTTAAAATGATTTGCTAATTATGAAACATGCTACAATGGAGAAATTATGGCTGCTAGACTGAAAGTCGAGTAATGTTAAATTGTTTTGATAAATCAAAAGAGAGTAAACATGTGAATAAGTTATATTACAACCTTGAGATTTATAGCTATCATTATATTAACTTGTGCTTATATTGTCAAGCATAGTATATGACTAGCATGAGTTgctcattattttcatatggacttactaagctatatagcttaccccctttcctttcctatgtcttataggttaatttagctagcttgGGTTGGAGACTGCCAgagatgccatcacactatcaagctatcatttggatATAAGTGAAtacaagtattttaagtttatggcatgtatagggacttcgtCTTTTGAGTAATTATGTCATTATTATtttggccaagtgtgttggcttatagtgatttggtgattcattttgtatatggccatgatgCTAGAATGTCGGTGCCCCCAAGGCGTAGCGAAAAATAAAATTCTGACAAtccaaccatggatccatgtgcgagAAACGAATCGGGAAAACTGAAATAATGAAAATGGTTttgaaattaccgaaacttcaatctgagtagacagcgatGTCTCGGCAATGAGAATtttgaaccactatcgaaccaagtcgCAACTTTTCAAATGCCGACTTCTATATAGTCCACCTACTTGACAATGAATGAAAGAAGTCCCCAAAACGGTTTTAGAGATTTCTTTGTTttgacggctgctagaccacTCAAAAACCAAAACTAGGTTTTCTTTTAGGgttattatctatatatataactcaccttttaaatttggtatatttatatcaaatattttaaaataaataaatataatgatgttttaactgaaaattataattacattagtTATAACAAAGATttcggtaaactatatttatttaaatatatatacgaACCAacttcatatattaatagaattatgttctcattAAGTGTACAACattcttgtacatataatatgttcgatatttgattgcccaattaaattaattctataatgaatttaattcatgtgacaaccaaaaacaataccaactatgttttattctaatcatctcaaccatatggtgtgaccctgtaggctcttgtaacattagcagtaatactagaacgattctaatgttacatacaatgagtggcatctagaaatgcatcattgctacctaagttacaagaagtcatgatttgacataaccttttgtgatttatctttcatgcattaatccttaagtcctttatctctggaatgaacacaagtcatggaatagtcacacttgcatagtccatctcatgtttcttgatatcttgagtagactatgatatacaaataagtatgacatctcatatcaacttatttgagcatggccatgcatttctagtctcactcaatcaagtggcctaagatattactcccattatgtaggagggacctattctatattgatcaaccatatccctctacatagattatGGTATATATAGAttatggtatatccaacatcagcttTTATCGAACAACCAGTTACGGTGtacatttgactgtatcaaaatatacaattcaccatgttgggataatgatgatctcaagtctgaggatcatatacatattaatcactatgtgtaatgttgtgacaattacataataatccaagaaacatactcatagcgggtcagtccaatatgttgttctctaacacacatattcatacattgattttgacactccatatcaatgacaactctttatcatcaatcaactacatgttagtctcaatgcattattgttgtgctagtcaacaataatacttgactaaggatcttttaagaacaatcatattattctcaggacattattataaaacaatttatttatacacacagaaagaaaaactaaaataataatggaaacgccttatattaaaacatgataaatgagtatgttattacaaccatctcatgattgatctttgggcatactcttacacatgagatatggttcatattgattatttggttgtaaacttattcatatatgcatgcatgtgccaaGGTCATACATGATGTGGTTAAAATTGTTttgcatggatgaattgtggatgtgactatggatgtttgatgatggaattgtgagtgaCTGGCATGATAATAACTAAGACATTAGTATGTTAAATGGAAGTAAACTTCAACTCTTAGTGCatgcaaatttataaatttggctTGACAAAGTATGAAGTTTTATACATGTATTAGTAAAgatggaatgatcatgattatgccttgtttgtgtatgttttaagtgctcaattatgccatgttaagtgcccatgaagtcatgtatgtgtttgtgcaaataagagtggcaattggcttggaaaatagccttgtatttgtccacacgggtagacatacgggtatgtgtctagaccgtgtgtgacacacggtcaaccccatgggcgtgtgacttggccgtgtgcccctattttgctgatgacgtcataaataaagagttaaacagacgtgtcccaagccacacgggcgtgtgtgaccacacggcctacccacacaggcgtgtaactccccaaaataagaaaattttctaagtgttgtaaaagttctgaaagttctcggtttaaccaccccaatgtatgttttgggccttgagggcccatataagggacgatatacacgtgaatgaaaagttttaaattggacgaaaattcatgtctcgattttgtatgattgtgtgagtttatatccggtaatgcctcgtaccctgttccgtcgtcgaatacgggtaaggggtgttacatctctaCCCAAAAAGGTGTCGTGACTAAAGGCGCTTGTAATGGATCCTCCCCCCATTGCAGTTTATAAAGAAGCAGCAGATGATTATTAAAGGTCCAAGGAGAACCCTTAATAACCCTTTCCAAATCCATAATGtgaaaaaattgaaacaaataccTTTTCTCCCCCAGATCTCTGATCTGAACACCCTGAACTGGATGCCACATATTCGCCTAAGTACTCTTCATTGCTGGAAAGTGAACTCTACTGGCTATCAGGAAACAACCCACTAGTTGAAAAATCTCCCCTGCTCTTTCCCTATTTAGATCTGTTTGTATTTGAATCACTTCGTCTTCTTCTTCATTTATCATTAGTTGAGCTAATTCGTTTTCCATTGATGCAGATGCAGATATCTACCTTGGCTATCTTTCTTCAAATTGTAGGAGACAAACGTGCAAGATGCACCGACTTCAAACAGTAGAAAACAAAAATACAGCAGAAAAACCTAAAACTCTTGCCAGAGACGGCAGACAATAGCGTGTTAGTGTAGCAGACAAtcatttaatttataataatactttaaatatgtaaaaataacacgaaaataaaaaaaaaataaaaagaaaggtcGTTGTCAATTTTTTCCTCTATTCCTTTTCCAGTTCGAGCTTAGAACTTAGTGTCAACGAAATGTTTAAATCAACCCAAGTCTTTTATCAACAACCATAACACCACCAAAGGCTTAGCTggcattttatttttataattaaaaattcaaaataataatagttaTTGAAGAtggtaaaaatatttaatttaaaagtaattattatgcaaataaattatatatatatatttaaaaatctcGTGTTAGCGAGATATAATATTAGTAaccataaattaataatttttttataaatttagaatttaattcatataattttatttttaagaattataAATTACTCTATTCATAAATTATATAGTGAAAGCCATCATCTTACGCAATATCTATAGGTTTTGGTTCGATAATTTTTTATTCTACTTTGATTTATGCAATTTTTCAACCTTCTGGAGCATTCACAAAAACTTCATTCACGTTTTGGAAGACTATTTGGTTTCAACTTTGTACATTATCGATATATAGGCAACATTGATAATAACAAAATGcgtgttttttatttttcttatcttTTAAGGAACGTATGAATACTTGGCTGCTTGGTGAGTTTTTTTCACAGGCATGATAATAGTATTTTTATcctaagaaaataatataaaaatattcttcTATAATTAACATTTCATGCTTATAACGCTTAATTTCTGATATCTATAATTGAATCATTAAAGTATTAGTTACACACTGTaccattcaatcatcacattttACCTATCAGTTGGTTTTGGGccagatttttaaattttattctacttATTTCcgtttatttttattcaaattgataattaaagttaataacgttaaatttttaaatttaaaataaaattaaatcaaacatAAGCAATTTGTTTAATTGATTTGAATTTATtagaaaattaataattattgaattaaaatataataaattattaggtAAATTTACAAATgattattgaattaaaattatatttttacattcCAACTATCAAAATTACATTATGACACCTACATTACGAGAGGTTATTACATTATGATTACCCATCTATTAACTGGCGTTATGAAATGTTAAGTTGTCCacctatttttcttatatattaaatatatttaactttttttttaaaacgaagaaaaaattaactcttttaatgTAAAGTAAAATCCTAATAAATATTTGTCTATTTAGGTTATGGTATGAGTTGTAATGCGTTGTGTGACAATAAGTTTTGATATAAGTATTAGCATAACAACACGAACAAAGTATAAAACACTAAAACAAACACATATAGATTGGTAATGCAATTCAGTGCACCATCAACTTGTGTGAAACCTTGCCTAAGGAAATCCATTGTTAAACTCATGGTAAAAGCAATTCAAGTCCAATATACCTTAACCCTGGAATAATTACAGACTCACCTTAATACATTCAGTATGAACTTTCTCTAAACAACCTCTCCTTGTAAAGGCTCTTAACTATTCATTCAAAGATGAATAAACAATAAAATCCCTTAAATAAAAGTTCTTTACCATGAACATATAATTAGTCCCTgcgttttatttaaaataaaaaaaatctaagtACATCCAATTTTATCCCACGAATCATCCATACATACAGGCTTCAAATAATCTCAAAATCATCTCCATGTAAAATGagataaaattcatttaatttgaaaaaaattttcttgaaatttcATATCCAggcatttttaaataaattatttttaaagttttatctTCAATTTTAAATCTTATGCTTGGATTAAAACTCTTCCTAAGGTTGCTATCAAGTTACACTATGAGATAATCATAAAAACTCTTCAAGAATCATATTTGAAACCGAACTCTTCTATCTTAAAGCAATGTGTTACATTAAGTACGTAGATAACACATATATTTTAGGTGTTTGTTGCTTATAAGATAACTATAAGGATATACCGAATTAAAAATTTCCAACAATAACACTAATGCATAATCAAATTGTGATTTGTCATATAGGTGCAACTTATAGCTAAAAACCATTATATATATTAACAATCTCGacctttgacattttttactATACCTCTACAACAAAAACAATCACTTTGAAACAAGAATCAACCTGATAGCAGCTTCCTCTATCTCCTCCTTTTTGACAAAAATCTAAAGTAGTAGTGGGAGTAGGTGTGCCAACATTAAATACCACGTGGTTTTGGGTTGCATAGATAAAGAAGAAAGTTTTAGATTACTGGAGGAGAGAGAAATATGATTTCAAGGTcaattttcttatctcaaaaaacttttaattttatagAATGATGGAAATTAaaatgtgcatatatatatatatatatattccaattatttaaattttgtttcatTTTGAATATTGACTTTTACTTTGCTTTTACGTCTTATTGTTTTCATCAAATTATtggaaattgtgtttaatttttaaGTTGTGTTTTCATTTTTTGTCCTTGCATGTGTTTTTGTTTCGACTTTGAAGTTTGGATTCTGAAATACATCGGTTTCTTATTACTTTTGTAATatacttaattttttaaaaatattgagaAAATTAATGAGATTTATGGAAATTTTAAAGgtttaacaaaaatttcaaaatttctgtaagatttaattagaatatttaaaaattttgagagcTTTTAagtacaattttaataaattttaaaaggattaatgaCAACTTTTTAAATCTTTTAGGGCCAAGGCCCTTCTTGCTCATGTCTAGAAATCTCACCACCCTATGAACTATGAACCATCATCTTTTATATGATTTGCTCCTCAACAAGATTAAATAAAAGATTTTCACATAAGATAATGTTTAAAGTTTAATGCCATTTTCGAGAAGACAAAATGATCAAACACCAACCAGTCTAAATATTTCTAGGCGCTGGGAGATAAAAGAGGGGTTGATTGGATTGCTCTAAATTCTCAGTTGTTGAAGGTAGGAAGTTTTGACCACCACCATCATCAACAATAACGTTATTGGGCTGCAATCCGACATGACTAAAAAAGGCCACCATCATAAATTATGATTTTCTGTTTTTTTATTGGATCTTTCAATggaatttgaaaactttgataaGATGACAGGTAAGTTTCCTACTTATTTTGGCCAAAGCTCAAAAGTTGTCATAACAATTATCCTTAGCTCATCTTATTCCCTCTTCACACTACAGTCACAAAGCACAAATTATTTCATATCTAGTTTTCTCAgtaaaagttttttatttttctaaaaacaATATATTAAGTAATTCTATTCGTATTATCGCCATTTTCGCCAACAATAAGCCATACAATTAGCAGAGCAGATACAATGAGAAGAACATTGATATTGACTTGGATTCTAATCCTCTATCTCTTCAGCATATCAGTGCAGAGCAAGTATCATTCACGAAGCTTGCCATATGATTCCGAGGAGGCCAAAGTCACCAGTCTCCATTTCTTTTTGCACGAGACTGTAAGCAGCAGCAACCCTACGGTGGCCATGATAGCTCAGGCTAACATCACAAACAACGATAACAATTCATCAGTGCCATTTAGCACCGTTTTAGCCCTTGATGATATGTTAAAGATTGGTCCTGAGAGTAACTCAGAGGTCATCGGAAATGCTCAGGGGCTTGGAGTCCTCATAGCGGAAACAAGTACAACAAATCTAC contains the following coding sequences:
- the LOC108466414 gene encoding dirigent protein 4-like — its product is MRRTLILTWILILYLFSISVQSKYHSRSLPYDSEEAKVTSLHFFLHETVSSSNPTVAMIAQANITNNDNNSSVPFSTVLALDDMLKIGPESNSEVIGNAQGLGVLIAETSTTNLLWYWDFGFITGKFNGSSISMFSRNPTTAIVRELSVVGGRGNFRMAKGYAQLQDYIQNDTNIISELYVTVIHY